The segment ATTATTCCGGTAAAGAAACGTATTCAGATTTTTGACACGACGCTGCGCGATGGGGAGCAGGCCCCGGGAGCCAGTCTTACCCCTGAGCAAAAGATTATTCTGGCCGGCAAGCTGGCGGACCTGGGAGTGGATGTCATGGAGCCGGGATTCCCTGTATCCAGCCCGGGGGATTTCGCTGCGGTGGAGACGATCTCCCGCAACATTCAGGGCGTGGAGATCTGCGGCTTCGCACGTGCAGTCAAGGGGGATATCGATGCTGCTGTACGGGCCACCCGGGATGCCGCGCGGCGGCGGATTCATCTGTTCATCTCCTCCTCCGACATCCACCTGCGCCATCAGCTGCGCATGAGCCGCCCTGAGGTTGTAGCGGTTGCCAGAGAGATGACCGCTTATGCCCGCCAGTTCTGCGATGTGGTAGAGTTCACTGCAATGGATGCTGTACGGACGGGCATCGACGATCTGATTGAGATGGTCGAGGCAGTAATTGAAGAGGGCGCTTCGATTATTAATCTGCCGGACACGGTAGGTTATGCGCTGCCGCAGGAATACGGAGAGATGTTCCGGCGTGTGCGGCTTGGGGCCAGGGGCGGAGACAAGGTCATCTACAGCGCCCACTGCCACAACGATCTGGGCCTCGCCGTAGCGAACAGCCTGGCGGCCATTGAAGGCGGCGCTACACAGATTGAGGTCACGGTCAACGGTGTGGGCGAGCGGACCGGCAACTGTGCGCTGGAGGAGCTGGTCATGGCGCTGGAGACACGCGGAGAGGCTATCGGCGCCGAGACTGGAATCGTGCTTGATAAGCTGTATGACACCTCGCGGATGATCAGCGGGGCGATGCATTTCCCGATTGCCTTCAACAAGCCGGTGGTCGGGCGCAATGCCTTCCAGCATGAATCCGGCATCCATCAGGACGGCCTGCTGAAGGACCGCAGCACCTACGAGATTATGGACCCGGAGCGGCTGGGCATCCCGCGCAGCATGATTATCCTCGGCAAGCATTCCGGCAGGCATGCGCTGAAGGACCGCGCCGCGAAGTACGGCATTGCCCTGGATTCGGCGGAGCTGGACGCGCTCTACGCATCCTTCAAGGAGACGGCTGACCGCCAGAAGGCTGTCAGCGATGATGAGCTGCTGCGGATGGTCAGCAGCACCACAGGACAGCAGGCGCAGGTCTATGCGCTCGGCGAGGTCCAGGTTCTGGCCGGCAGCGCGCCGCGCCGCGTGGCTGCAGTGACGGTGCGCCATCTGCACAGCGGCGCAGAGACGACCCAGACCAGCACCGGAGACGGTCCGCTGGAAGCAATCATTGCCGCTATAGGGCAAGGGATTGCCGAGGATATCCGCTTCGACGGGCTGGAGCTGCATTCCCTCGGCAGCGGCGGGAATGCCCAGGCCGAGGCCGCCGTCATGGTGGAGTGGAAGGACACCAAGTTCCGGGGCACGGCCATCCATCACGATATCGTGATGGCCGCAGGCATTGCTTACATCGCCGCTTGTAATGCAGCGCTGCTGTCGGAATCGGCGGTGCCCTCTCCCGGCTCGGCGGTGAATAGCTAGAGGCTAGAGACCAGAGACTAGAAACCAGAAACCAGGGACTAGAGCGATGTTGTCTCGCAGATTCAACGCTTCTCAAGGATGGACGCCTTTGCCATGTCACCGACATCGGCAGAGGCATCTTTGCTGTCAGGGGCTGGCAGGGCGGTGGATAGCCGAATGTATACGAAAAACCGAACACATTATATGCCGCGACGGCTGAAGGGCGCATTGTAGTCGAAAAACCGACCACAATGCGCCGGATGAGGGTGCGCGAGTCAAATGTAATCGAAAATCCGACCACAATGCGTCGGATGAGGGTATGCGAGCCAAATGTAGTCGGAAAACCGACCACAATGCGCCGGATGAAGGTGCGCGAGCCAAATGTAGTCGAAAAACCGACCACAATGCGCCGGATGAGGGTGCGCGAGCCAAATGTAATCGAAAAACCGACTACAATGCGCCGGGATGAGGTACGCGAGCCAAATGTAATCGAAAAACCGACCACATTCGGCGTTGCGTGGGAGCGTGGGCTGGATGGCGGGCAAGTGGGCATTCATATCGCCTAAACCTAACATGATTTTTGCCCCGTGCGGCATTTGTCAACCTGTGGACAACGTTATCCACATATTCCGCACGAGTTGTGTAAAAACCGTGTAAAATCAGCAATAACGCCTTTTTTGCGAGCACCATAAACAAGAGGTTATGCTATGAAACAAAATTGTGAGAATTGTGGATAATGTGGATAATTCGGTGGATAAAAAGTCCTTGACAAGCAAAGTAGCCATTTTACGCATGAAAAAAGCCCCGAAGGGCTAATTTTAGATGATAGTTATGCACGGAAACTGTGGATGAGGCTGTGGATAACCAGATTTGAACAAATTGGAAACTGTTAAATTTTTTTTTGATGCGTCTTTACATTAGTCCTCAGCCAGTTTCTCCCATTCGCTAAATAAATCTCCCAGCTCGCGTTTTTTGTCCTTAAGCTCACTTTCATGCTCCTGAAGCGCCATATAATCCTGATACACCTCAGGTTTAGTCATTTCATGCTCAATTCCCGAGATGGCTTCCTCCAGCTTGGCGATTTTCTCCTCCAGTTCGGAGATGCGGCGCAGGCGGTTCCGTTCCTCACGTTTAGCCTGCTTGTCCGCCTCATAGGAGAGGGAGCTGCCTTTCTCGGCGGATATCGCTTCAATGTCGGCACTTCTGGAGGACTTGGCGGCGGCAAGCTCGGCTTCCTCTTCGGCAATCGCTTTGAGCTCGAGCTTTTTCTCAATATAGTCGTCATAATTGCCCAAATACTGATCAATTCCGTCGGGGTGCAGCTCAAGTACCCGTTCAGCCATCTTGTTGAGGAAATAACGGTCATGGGAAATGAACAGCAGGGTGCCTTCAAAATCGATCAGGGCCGATTCGAGCACCTCGCGGCTGACGAGATCCAGATGGTTGGTAGGCTCATCGAGAATCAGCATATTGGCTCCGCGCAGCATCAGCTTGGACAGGGCCACCCGGGCCTTCTCGCCGCCGCTCAGCGCAGCTACCTTCTTAAGTACATCCTCGCCGCTGAACAGGAAGTTGCCGAGAATCGTACGGATTCGGGCCTCCTCCAGCATCGGATATTCACTCCACAGCTCCTCCAGCACCGTATTGCGCGGATTCAGCCGGGTCTGCTCCTGGTCGTAGTAGGCGATCTTCACCTTGGTTCCCCAGTTCACGGTTCCGCGGGAAGGCTCGCGGGTGCCGGTCATGCATTGCAGCAGTGTGGACTTCCCGATCCCGTTCGGTCCGATCAGCGCCGCTGTCTCGCCGCGCCGCAGCTCGAAGGAGGCATTGCGGAAGAGCGGTGCAGCCTCAGGACTGAAAGAGACTGCGACCTCCCGGACTTGCAGCACTTCCTTGCCGGACATGAAGTCAGGCTCGAAGGAGAAGCTGGCCTTCTTCAGGTCGCCCAGCGGCTTGTCGATACGCTCCATCTTGTCGAGGGCCTTGCGGCGGCTCTGTGCCCGCTTGGTGGTGGAGGCCCGGACAATGTTGCGCTGCACGAAATCCTCCATCCGTGAAATTTCGTCCTGCTGCTTCTCATACTGCTTCATACGAATCTCGTATTCCGCAGCCTTCAGCTCCATATAGCGGCTGTAGTTGCCTGTGTATCTGCGCGATTGGTGCCGCTCGATCTCCACGATGGTCGTCACCAGGCGGTCAAGGAAATACCGGTCATGGGATACGACCAGGATGCCGCCGGCGTAACCGCGCAGATAATCCTCCAGCCAGGTGAGCGTCTCGATGTCCAGATGGTTAGTCGGCTCATCGAGCATGAGCAGATCAGGCGCTTGAAGCAGGATGCGGGCCAGTGCCAGACGTGTCTTCTGGCCTCCGCTTAAGGTAGAGATTGGAGTATCCGGTGCGAACTCCCCGAAGCCCATCCCGTGCAGCACGCTGCGGATACGCGTATTGATCTCATAGCCGCCGTGATCCTTGAACCAGTCGGAGCGTCTGGCATAACGCTCCAGCAGATCCTCATAACGCTTCGGATCTCCGGCAAGTGCCGGATCGGCGATATCCGTCTCCAGCTGCCGCAGCTCGGCCTCTGCCTCCAGCAGCGGCGCAAATACCGCGAGCATCTCTTCCTGTATGGTGTTATCCGACTGCAGGCCGCTGTTCTGGGCCAGATAGCCAATCGTAGTCTCTTTAGACTTATGAATTTGTCCGCTGTCATAAGACATCTCACCCGCGAGAATCTGCAGAAAGGTCGATTTGCCTGCTCCGTTGACGCCAACCAGCCCGACTCTCTCCCTCTCGTTCACCATTAGGCTAATGCCGTCCAGCACGCTTTGTATACCGTATGATTTCGTAATTCCTGTCGCTTGAAGAAGCATTCTGATGAAACCTCCGCCCTTGCAAATTGGCCTCGGCGGCTTGCGCCCAGGCGATTGTCTAATCTTATTCTCCAGTTTACATGAAAAAGGTGGGGCGTGCGAGGTCCATTCTTCTAACAAGGGTAATGAATCAACCTTGGCGAACCGGTGAGAAGAGTGGTAAACTGAGCTTACAAACTATGATAAGCTAGGAACAAGTGAAGGAGGAGGCTGCCTATGCAGGAGCACAGCATGCAGCTTGCCGGGCGGAAGCACGAGCTTCGCACCGGGAATACCGCGCTCCGCGATGCCTTGCCCCTGGAGCAGCGGGAGCTGTTATCCGCCCGGGTGTGCGCCCATGCCTGGAGCTGGTTCTCGCAGGAAGGCGCAGCTTCACTGCTTGCGTATGCGCCGTTTCGCTCCGAGCTGGGCTGCCGTCCGCTTCTTGCGGCGGCATGGGCGGAAGGGCATAAGGTGCTGCTTCCCCGTGTCAACCGGGAGAGCGGTAACTTAAGCCTTCACCAGGTAAGCTCCTGGGATGAGCTTGTCCCTGGAACCTACGGGATCATGGAGCCGCCGGCCGGGAGTGCTGCTCTTGCCGGCCCCCTCGCGCAAGCAGGACGGAGAACCGGCTGGCCGGAGGTTATCTTCGTGCCAGGACTGGCCTTTGACCGGCGTGGCGGACGCCTCGGCTACGGACGAGGATATTATGACCGCCTGCACACCGCATTGGAGACAGGGGTCCCCGGTTCGGCTGCCAAGCCTATGTGGATTGGTCTGGCCTACGGCCTCCAGCTGGTACCGGAAGTACCGCTTGAGGAGCATGATGCCTTAATGGATCTGCTGATTACGGAGAACGGCATCTGGGATTGCCGGAAGGAGAGGGCTACATGGAATTAACTCATTTCAACGAGCAGGGCAGAGCCCGCATGGTGGATGTGAGCGACAAGGAAGTTACCAGGCGGACAGCGGCAGCCAGAAGCCAGGTGCATATGGCCCCGGAGACGCTGGACGCCATTAAGGCGGGAACGATCCGCAAGGGCGATGTGCTTGCGGTAGCTCAGGTTGCAGGAATCATGGCGGCGAAGCAGACCGCAAGCTGGATTCCCATGTGCCACCCGCTGCCGCTTACCGGAGTGGATATCCGCTTCATGGATAACAACAAAGATGAACTATATATAGAAGCAACCGTCAGCACTACCGGTAAGACCGGGGTGGAGATGGAGGCGCTCACTGCCGTATCGGCAGCGGCGCTGACCGTATATGATATGTGCAAGGCGCTGCAGAAGGACATGATTATCGGACCTACGATGCTGGTGTCCAAGAGCGGCGGCAAGAATGGGGATTACGCGCTGGAAGCAGAATAGAGCAGCAGCAGGGAATGATACAGCCGAAGGCGCAGCGGCAGCTGCTTCAGCAGCCGGATATACATAGTACATAGAGAGGGAGGGACAACCTATGGCGTGGAAAACAGCAATCCTGACGGCCAGCGATAAAGGGGCCAGGGGCGAACGGGAAGACACGAGCGCCCAGGTGATTCGGGAGCTGGTGGAGGAGGAGCTGGGCGGCGAGATCATTGAATACCGGATCGTGCCTGATGAGCAGGATGAGATTATTGCAGCACTGATTGAGCTTACGGATTATTTCCAGGCGGATCTGGTGCTGACAACCGGCGGAACCGATCTGGCCATCCGCGATGTTACGCCGGAGGCGACGCGGCGGGTCATTGAACGCGAAGTGCCCGGACTCTCCGAGGCGATGCGCAGTACGGTGATGCAGAAGAACCGCGCTGCTATGCTGTTCCGGGGAATCTGCGGCATCCGTGGAAGAACTCTGATTGTCAATCTGCCCGGTACCCCGAAGGGGGTACATGAGAATCTGGCGGCGATTATGGATCAGCTTCCGGAGGCTCTGTTAATGGTTACGGGACAATACCGCCAGTAATCGGACTCTGCTCTATTCACTTTTGTCTAAATCGTTCAGGATACACAATGGATGTGTGATATAAGTTATGGTATTATTATTTTATCGTTAACTATTGTCATGAACGGACAGAAGGATGGGAGGAAACCGGTATGTTAGGTGGTATTGGCACACCCGGAATTATCTTGTTGGTTATCTTGGCATTGCTGCTCTTCGGTCCCAATAAGCTTCCTGAGCTGGGGCGGGCAGTCGGACGTACCTTCCGTGAATTCAAGGACGGTGCACGGGAGATTGTGAACGAGCCGGAAGCGGCCAAGCGGAGCGATACTGTTGCTCCTGCGGCGGCGCAGACGGCTGCAGCAGAACTTCCGCAGGACCGCCGTCTGCCGGAATAATTTTAAGGTTCCCACGCAGGGGCGTCTTTCCCAGGTCTGCTTTTAGACCGGGGCGGCGCCCTTTTTTTGAAATAGAATTTATATGTTTCACGATATAACTTATCTATTGCTAATATGTCAATCCGGGTGGTGTCAGTCATGTCTCTGGAAGAGGAAGAAATGTCCCTCGTCGATCATCTGACGGAGCTGCGCAGACGTCTTATCTACGTGCTGATCGTGTTCGTAGCAGGACTTGTGCTCGGCTTATTCGTCGCCAAGCCAATCTATCTCTACCTGATCAGCGCCGATGCTGCGCAAGGCTTCGTCCTGCATGCGTTCTCCTTCTGGGATGGAATCGGGATGTATATGAAGATCGCTATGGCGGTCTCGCTGGTCTTCTCCGTGCCGTTTATCGCCTTCCAGCTATGGGCGTTCATCAGCCCCGGCCTGCGGCCTGTGGAGCGGAGCGCTGCCCTGCGTTATGTGCCTTATGTGTTTGTATTGTTTATTGCCGGCATTGCTTTTGCCTATTACATAGTGTTCCCTATGGCCTTATCCTTCACTATCTCGATTACGCGGAATATGGGGCTTGAGGAGACCTACGGCATCGCCGAATACTTCGATTTCCTGTTCAGTCTGGTGATTCCGCTGGCCCTGCTCTTCGAGCTGCCGCTGATTGTCATGTTCCTGACCAAGCTCAGGGTGCTGAACCCGCTGCGTCTGCGCAAGATGCGCCGTTATGCCTATTTCGCGCTGGTGTTCATTGCTGTGGTCATTACACCGCCTGATTTCATCTCGGACTTTCTGGTGACGATTCCGCTGCTGGTGCTGTATGAATTCAGTGTGTTTCTGTCCGCATTCGTCTACCGCAGGCAGTTGGCTGAGGACGCTAAGCGGGAGGCGCGGTATGTGAAGGCAGATTAGTGGGAGGGGGGCATAATATGCCCCTTGCTGGATAGAATGTAGGAGAGTGCGGGCCGGACAAGCGCTGAAACCATAATTTTGGCAAAAACAAATACGATTTTGTGTAAAAGGACTTGAAATCCGTCTTCAAGTTGAGTATCATAAAAATTGTTGTTAGCACTACAGAGGGTTGAGTGCTAACGCTGCTGAAAAACCGGGATTGGCCGGAGCAACATTCCGTAAGGGATGCTGATGGCGCAGATCCCCGCAGCTCTATCTATGTTTTCAAAGCAAAACACATAATTTCAAAGGAGGCTATTTTTTCATGATTAAACCACTAGGTGAACGCGTATTGGTAGAACCAAGCGAGCAACAGGAAACCACTTCTTTCGGGATCGTGCTTCCGGACTCTTCCAAAGAGAAGCCGCAAGAAGGTACTATTATCGCTGTAGGCAGCGGAGCTTTGAAAGACGGAGTCCGTGTAGCGCTGGAAGTGAAAGAAGGCGACCGTGTGCTTTTCTCGAAATATGCCGGAACTGAAATCAAATACGAAGGCAAAGAATATCTGATTATGAAAGAAAGCGACATTCACGCTATTCTTGACTAGTCTTAAGCGTCGCTCATAAGTCAGATTTAGAGTACTTATACACAAGCTAAGATTACGTTCACAATAATATTAGGAGGTTAACTATACAATGGCAAAAGAAATTAAGTTCAGTGAAGATGCTCGCCGTGCAATGCTGCGCGGGGTTGATGCTTTGGCAAATGCAGTAAAGGTTACACTGGGTCCAAAAGGCCGTAACGTGGTGCTGGAGAAGAAATTCGGCAGCCCGCTGATCACCAATGACGGTGTGAC is part of the Paenibacillus sp. FSL M7-0420 genome and harbors:
- a CDS encoding 2-isopropylmalate synthase, yielding MIIPVKKRIQIFDTTLRDGEQAPGASLTPEQKIILAGKLADLGVDVMEPGFPVSSPGDFAAVETISRNIQGVEICGFARAVKGDIDAAVRATRDAARRRIHLFISSSDIHLRHQLRMSRPEVVAVAREMTAYARQFCDVVEFTAMDAVRTGIDDLIEMVEAVIEEGASIINLPDTVGYALPQEYGEMFRRVRLGARGGDKVIYSAHCHNDLGLAVANSLAAIEGGATQIEVTVNGVGERTGNCALEELVMALETRGEAIGAETGIVLDKLYDTSRMISGAMHFPIAFNKPVVGRNAFQHESGIHQDGLLKDRSTYEIMDPERLGIPRSMIILGKHSGRHALKDRAAKYGIALDSAELDALYASFKETADRQKAVSDDELLRMVSSTTGQQAQVYALGEVQVLAGSAPRRVAAVTVRHLHSGAETTQTSTGDGPLEAIIAAIGQGIAEDIRFDGLELHSLGSGGNAQAEAAVMVEWKDTKFRGTAIHHDIVMAAGIAYIAACNAALLSESAVPSPGSAVNS
- the abc-f gene encoding ribosomal protection-like ABC-F family protein translates to MLLQATGITKSYGIQSVLDGISLMVNERERVGLVGVNGAGKSTFLQILAGEMSYDSGQIHKSKETTIGYLAQNSGLQSDNTIQEEMLAVFAPLLEAEAELRQLETDIADPALAGDPKRYEDLLERYARRSDWFKDHGGYEINTRIRSVLHGMGFGEFAPDTPISTLSGGQKTRLALARILLQAPDLLMLDEPTNHLDIETLTWLEDYLRGYAGGILVVSHDRYFLDRLVTTIVEIERHQSRRYTGNYSRYMELKAAEYEIRMKQYEKQQDEISRMEDFVQRNIVRASTTKRAQSRRKALDKMERIDKPLGDLKKASFSFEPDFMSGKEVLQVREVAVSFSPEAAPLFRNASFELRRGETAALIGPNGIGKSTLLQCMTGTREPSRGTVNWGTKVKIAYYDQEQTRLNPRNTVLEELWSEYPMLEEARIRTILGNFLFSGEDVLKKVAALSGGEKARVALSKLMLRGANMLILDEPTNHLDLVSREVLESALIDFEGTLLFISHDRYFLNKMAERVLELHPDGIDQYLGNYDDYIEKKLELKAIAEEEAELAAAKSSRSADIEAISAEKGSSLSYEADKQAKREERNRLRRISELEEKIAKLEEAISGIEHEMTKPEVYQDYMALQEHESELKDKKRELGDLFSEWEKLAED
- a CDS encoding 5-formyltetrahydrofolate cyclo-ligase, with translation MQEHSMQLAGRKHELRTGNTALRDALPLEQRELLSARVCAHAWSWFSQEGAASLLAYAPFRSELGCRPLLAAAWAEGHKVLLPRVNRESGNLSLHQVSSWDELVPGTYGIMEPPAGSAALAGPLAQAGRRTGWPEVIFVPGLAFDRRGGRLGYGRGYYDRLHTALETGVPGSAAKPMWIGLAYGLQLVPEVPLEEHDALMDLLITENGIWDCRKERATWN
- the moaC gene encoding cyclic pyranopterin monophosphate synthase MoaC, whose amino-acid sequence is MELTHFNEQGRARMVDVSDKEVTRRTAAARSQVHMAPETLDAIKAGTIRKGDVLAVAQVAGIMAAKQTASWIPMCHPLPLTGVDIRFMDNNKDELYIEATVSTTGKTGVEMEALTAVSAAALTVYDMCKALQKDMIIGPTMLVSKSGGKNGDYALEAE
- a CDS encoding MogA/MoaB family molybdenum cofactor biosynthesis protein, producing the protein MAWKTAILTASDKGARGEREDTSAQVIRELVEEELGGEIIEYRIVPDEQDEIIAALIELTDYFQADLVLTTGGTDLAIRDVTPEATRRVIEREVPGLSEAMRSTVMQKNRAAMLFRGICGIRGRTLIVNLPGTPKGVHENLAAIMDQLPEALLMVTGQYRQ
- the tatA gene encoding twin-arginine translocase TatA/TatE family subunit, whose protein sequence is MLGGIGTPGIILLVILALLLFGPNKLPELGRAVGRTFREFKDGAREIVNEPEAAKRSDTVAPAAAQTAAAELPQDRRLPE
- the tatC gene encoding twin-arginine translocase subunit TatC, yielding MSLEEEEMSLVDHLTELRRRLIYVLIVFVAGLVLGLFVAKPIYLYLISADAAQGFVLHAFSFWDGIGMYMKIAMAVSLVFSVPFIAFQLWAFISPGLRPVERSAALRYVPYVFVLFIAGIAFAYYIVFPMALSFTISITRNMGLEETYGIAEYFDFLFSLVIPLALLFELPLIVMFLTKLRVLNPLRLRKMRRYAYFALVFIAVVITPPDFISDFLVTIPLLVLYEFSVFLSAFVYRRQLAEDAKREARYVKAD
- the groES gene encoding co-chaperone GroES, with translation MIKPLGERVLVEPSEQQETTSFGIVLPDSSKEKPQEGTIIAVGSGALKDGVRVALEVKEGDRVLFSKYAGTEIKYEGKEYLIMKESDIHAILD